The following are encoded together in the Deinococcus soli (ex Cha et al. 2016) genome:
- a CDS encoding transcriptional regulator codes for MTGETPPADAPQEYTGPVVAIPVYAGVSELELGVMVSVLRLCGGEGCVRTVNRSRASIVTAGGLVSTPHVLFAALPEPAALLIPGGPGAAKAARDPLLQGFLRAHAALTTGTGGSGLLLPGEAGTLDGRVVGGPAELADTLWGFTPADVRPGEVVTDGALCSAPAGFAALHAALHVASALWGEQAARDAAARLGGSPLLG; via the coding sequence ATGACCGGCGAGACGCCGCCTGCCGACGCGCCGCAGGAGTACACCGGGCCGGTCGTGGCGATTCCCGTGTACGCGGGCGTCAGTGAACTGGAACTGGGCGTGATGGTGTCGGTGCTGCGCCTGTGCGGCGGTGAGGGCTGCGTACGGACCGTGAACCGCTCGCGGGCCAGTATCGTCACGGCGGGCGGACTGGTCAGCACCCCGCACGTGCTGTTCGCGGCGCTGCCGGAACCCGCCGCCCTCTTGATTCCCGGCGGGCCGGGCGCGGCGAAGGCGGCGCGTGATCCGCTCCTCCAGGGGTTCCTGCGGGCGCACGCGGCCCTGACGACCGGCACCGGCGGCAGCGGGCTGCTCCTGCCGGGCGAGGCGGGCACTCTGGACGGGCGCGTCGTGGGCGGCCCGGCCGAACTGGCGGATACGCTGTGGGGCTTCACCCCGGCGGACGTGCGCCCCGGCGAGGTCGTCACGGACGGCGCACTGTGTTCCGCCCCGGCGGGCTTCGCGGCGCTACACGCGGCGCTGCACGTGGCGTCGGCTCTGTGGGGAGAGCAGGCCGCGCGGGACGCGGCCGCGCGGCTGGGCGGCTCTCCCCTGCTGGGTTAG
- a CDS encoding DUF3208 domain-containing protein: MLWRVSISEPAPGGRAAVRLLQGYVWHPQDADIDLETFLPHELDLPAPDEHGEQEGAHVLWDSVNPPFAFFENGEPTASQAFYQFTVLRVYEPRPDNDSLHADAQAASGLLGPLLEGTPDGVGWQLWEDLRDL; this comes from the coding sequence ATGCTGTGGCGCGTGAGCATCAGTGAACCCGCCCCCGGTGGCCGCGCGGCCGTGCGGCTCCTTCAGGGGTACGTGTGGCACCCGCAGGACGCCGACATCGACCTGGAGACGTTCCTGCCGCATGAACTCGATCTGCCCGCGCCGGACGAGCACGGCGAGCAGGAGGGCGCGCACGTCCTGTGGGACAGCGTGAACCCGCCGTTCGCGTTCTTCGAGAACGGCGAGCCTACCGCGTCGCAGGCGTTCTACCAGTTCACGGTGCTGCGCGTGTACGAGCCGCGCCCGGACAACGACTCGCTGCACGCGGACGCCCAGGCGGCCAGCGGGCTGCTCGGGCCGCTGCTGGAGGGCACCCCGGACGGTGTGGGCTGGCAGCTGTGGGAGGACCTGCGTGATCTCTGA